In Dromiciops gliroides isolate mDroGli1 chromosome 4, mDroGli1.pri, whole genome shotgun sequence, one DNA window encodes the following:
- the LOC122754751 gene encoding A-kinase anchor protein 13-like, giving the protein MNDKVPEAFLAGGDPVPQGRTRRCLSAVEPSGQSQEEEEEEDGFQSVPLRRPKAHRVRNYISDPFRRHSWEPGSVFQDAADDPLGGRNLQKLDPRDPRRIPLVQSQEELEILLRLQDQSAQPQYLSLGRQLQPAGRKALRKTGKPIPSSD; this is encoded by the exons ATGAATGACAAAGTCCCAGAGGCCTTCCTGGCAGGAGGAGACCCGGTGCCCCAAGGAAGAACTCGGAGATGCCTATCAGCTGTGGAGCCCAGTGGGCAGtctcaggaagaagaggaagaagaagatggcTTCCAATCAGTGCCCCTCCGAAGACCAAAAGCTCATCGTGTCCGAAACTACATTAGTGATCCTTTCAGACGTCACAGCTGGGAGCCTGGCAGTGTATTTCAGGATGCTGCCGATGATCCACTGGGAGG CAGGAACCTGCAAAAACTGGATCCCAGGGACCCCCGGAGAATTCCCTTAGTTCAAAGTCAGGAGGAGCTGGAGATACTTCTGAGGCTGCAGGACCAGAGTGCCCAACCCCAATACCTG tCTCTGGGGAGGCAGCTGCAGCCAGCTGGACGTAAAGCTCTCAGGAAAACGGGCAAGCCGATCCCTTCATCGGAC